In one Yarrowia lipolytica chromosome 1A, complete sequence genomic region, the following are encoded:
- a CDS encoding uncharacterized protein (Compare to YALI0A04653g, weakly similar to uniprot|Q8H919 Oryza sativa Putative WD domain containing protein), with the protein MVTLVLGLLKHLEHTMEVSTSGKGHSNYSRTALTQLTSFGKQQETSNLDHKLSLALREDFKHRNQPKGQQTDDDNDDDDDGDDDDDDDDDDELDELPISHELFASISKQPVSCLVQEKSGSRLILATGRKTEFYDFPTLDKPFREVDQDAQVTCLAHDPSNIVLAVSETKKVKIYSRDGQELAESVEGDMYLVTPQNTKGHTATVLTGIALGGCEFVTSSRDQTVRIWKYTPGSLKQTNVIVTKTKGVKKVAGDDSGVVYHLAALDGLIVAATKDSLITYSKSNGYSRSMSTLQVEVTSLTSNSTNLVVTTTDKSLKILSKDLKVQLENNLDEVVTSTAYSPDSKYIVAVSDSLRILDSSDLAEVYKCKLRSPAKCVSWHAGLNQICLGLENGQLQMLFSPELSSKGALAVLERGHRKRDIDDVLQTVDVSSTSLKTVNPFADDFHKDNQKRKKQAASHHPDNKLDVWGTPDQKHVDATTDKAYRQDPREELLKYAEKAKNSDILERK; encoded by the coding sequence ATGGTAACGTTGGTACTTGGCCTGTTGAAACATCTTGAGCACACAATGGAGGTGAGTACTAGTGGCAAGGGGCACAGCAACTACTCAAGAACGGCTCTAACACAGCTCACATCGTTTGGAAAACAGCAGGAGACGTCCAATCTCGACCACAAGCTGAGCCTTGCTCTTCGTGAGGACTTCAAGCATCGAAATCAGCCAAAAGGCCAACAAACCGATGACGATaacgacgatgacgacgacggtgatgacgatgatgacgacgatgacgacgacgaacTCGACGAACTGCCAATATCACATGAATTGTTTGCGAGCATCTCGAAACAGCCAGTCTCGTGCCTTGTTCAGGAGAAGTCTGGCAGCAGATTGATTCTGGCCACCGGACGAAAAACGGAGTTCTATGACTTCCCCACTCTTGATAAGCCTTTCAGAGAGGTGGATCAAGATGCCCAAGTCACTTGCCTGGCACATGATCCCAGCAACATTGTTCTGGCCGTTTCTGAGACGAAGAAAGTCAAGATCTACAGTAGAGACGGACAGGAACTGGCAGAGTCTGTGGAAGGTGACATGTACCTCGTGACGCCTCAGAACACAAAGGGACATACTGCGACGGTACTAACGGGTATCGCACTGGGCGGCTGTGAGTTTGTGACCtcctcacgtgaccagacAGTGCGGATTTGGAAGTACACTCCTGGGTCTCTGAAGCAGACAAATGTGATTgtgaccaagaccaagggGGTCAAGAAGGTCGCTGGTGACGATTCTGGGGTGGTTTACCATCTAGCAGCGTTGGATGGCCTCATCGTTGCTGCTACCAAGGACTCTCTGATAACCTATAGCAAGTCCAATGGCTACTCCAGATCTATGTCTACTCTACAGGTGGAGGTGACCAGTTTGACATCCAATAGTACCAACCTGGTGGTCACGACCACCGACAAGTCTCTGAAGATCCTCTCCAAGGATCTCAAGGTTCAACTGGAGAACAACCTTGATGAAGTTGTTACCAGCACTGCCTATTCACCAGACTCGAAGTACATAGTTGCTGTTTCTGACTCGTTACGGATTCTTGATAGCAGTGACTTGGCTGAGGTCTACAAATGCAAGCTTCGATCACCTGCCAAATGTGTTTCTTGGCACGCGGGCCTCAATCAGATCTGCCTAGGACTCGAAAATGGGCAGTTACAGATGCTGTTCTCCCCTGAGCTGTCCTCAAAGGGGGCCCTGGCGGTTCTTGAGCGAGGCCATCGAAAGCGAGACATTGACGATGTTCTTCAGACCGTCGATGTATCGTCCACGTCGCTCAAAACTGTCAACCCCTTTGCTGACGACTTCCACAAAGACAACCAGAAGCGCAAGAAGCAGGCCGCTAGTCACCACCCAGACAATAAGCTGGATGTTTGGGGAACCCCTGACCAGAAGCATGTTGATGCTACCACTGACAAGGCGTATCGACAGGACCCTAGAGAGGAGCTTTTGAAGTATGCCGAAAAGGCCAAGAATTCGGATATTTTGGAGAGGAAGTAG
- a CDS encoding uncharacterized protein (Compare to YALI0A04675g, similar to Saccharomyces cerevisiae DDP1 (YOR163W); ancestral locus Anc_6.58, similar to uniprot|Q99321 Saccharomyces cerevisiae YOR163W Diadenosine and diphosphoinositol polyphosphate phosphohydrolase 1 (EC 3.6.1.-) (Diadenosine 5 5 -P1 P6- hexaphosphate hydrolase) (AP6A hydrolase)) yields MGKDTKEAKDGKDKKEKKEKSMKAREGRDNQVYSASGSRVVAGCVCVNNDSSQVLMISSAAHPNRWILPKGGVEKDELSVEGDFSESAVRETWEEAGVTGKISKYLGKYDDMRKPIEYKDSLIPKTEFHFYEMEVENLADVWPENRKRKWAGFEEAKADLTKAKRLELIEALKDSSLKR; encoded by the coding sequence atggGCAAAGACACCAAAGAGGCCAAAGACGGTaaagacaagaaggaaaagaaggaaaagtcGATGAAGGCCCGAGAGGGACGAGACAACCAGGTGTACTCAGCCTCGGGGTCGCGGGTCGTGGCtggctgtgtctgtgtcaatAATGACTCATCTCAGGTGCTCATGATTTCGTCGGCGGCCCACCCCAACAGATGGATTCTTCCCAAGGGAGGcgtggagaaggacgaaTTGAGCGTGGAGGGCGATTTCAGTGAGTCTGCCGTGCGAGAAACGTGGGAAGAGGCCGGAGTCACGGGCAAGATCTCAAAATACCTCGGCAAGTACGACGACATGCGAAAACCCATCGAGTACAAGGACAGCCTGATTCCCAAGACGGAGTTCCACTTTTACGAAATGGAGGTCGAGAACCTGGCAGATGTGTGGCCCGAAAACCGAAAGCGAAAGTGGGCAGGGTTTgaagaggccaaggctgatCTGACCAAGGCCAAACGTCTGGAGCTCATCGAAGCTTTGAAGGACAGTTCCCTGAAGAGATAG
- a CDS encoding uncharacterized protein (Compare to YALI0A04697g, similar to uniprot|O42626 Neurospora crassa Serine/threonine-protein kinase nrc-2 (Nonrepressible conidiation protein 2)), whose amino-acid sequence MVDDVFKRNRSTSASAALTLGPGDDTTTAKDSGKEITFPQRLKSFFKFNNTNSPVANSGNGPDEEIAFPKYDPTPTIHVQGVPGASNTSPPPDDKETKSSFKQRFLRGRSPSTPSTKDTNTPDQHNQHHGSVPTVPDIPSEFAPKLHYPKHLAAHTPEDEAVDPMDSTKPVPVVDEWPVQPAHMSGSASPNSPNFHSPPSSPSPNNNSNNYNYNNNNSSNYGGLGVPGQHPRKNIRRVASEPNVKNAISNSHSHSGGHHQQHLPIIPAGSEDVRLQDLVREEQQHPSDPITDRDRTHSAPLNDGINHGNGSHGQNSRSGSATPQSRSRTNSKSFARTYSSNSIKVCDVEVGPSSFEKIRLLGRGDVGKVYLVKEKKSTKLYAMKVLSKKEMIKRNKIKRAFAEQEILATSNHPFIVTLYHSFQSNDYLYLCMEYCMGGEFFRALQTRERKCVAEADAQFYAAEVTAALEYLHLMGYIYRDLKPENILLHQSGHIMLSDFDLSKQSEQLGAPTIQSSTNVPQLDTKSCIANFRTNSFVGTEEYIAPEVIRGNGHTSAVDWWTLGILIYEMLFGMTPFKGKNRNLTFSNVLKQEVNFPSGSGYQSISSSCKNLIRKLLIKDEHKRMGSKAGASDIKNHPFFKNTQWALLRNQTPPLVPVPSRGADAVNFRTMKDSSSVDFVTDKKQDKSISSVLSVNTDRSSTNSVAGPRSYGREGDYDPFQNFNSVTLHHVGADSEGEDDDGDITITNQDIPHTFQPNPAKSPNMKNSSGFFFGGQKDKLWKTNRT is encoded by the coding sequence ATGGTAGACGACGTGTTTAAGCGAAACCGGTCGACGTCGGCGTCGGCAGCCCTCACTCTAGGTCCGGGAGACGACACCACGACCGCCAAAGACTCGGGCAAAGAGATCACGTTCCCCCAACGGCTCAAGAGCTTCTTCAAGTtcaacaacacaaacagccccGTGGCCAACTCGGGCAACGGCCCCGACGAAGAAATTGCATTCCCCAAATACGACCCCACGCCCACGATCCATGTCCAGGGCGTCCCGGGCGCGTCCAACACCTCGCCTCCGCctgacgacaaggagaccaaATCGTCGTTCAAACAGCGGTTTCTGCGGGGTAGATCGCCCTCCACCCCCTCCACCaaggacacaaacacacccGACCAGCACAACCAACACCACGGCTCCGTCCCCACCGTGCCGGACATCCCTTCCGAGTTTGCCCCCAAGTTGCATTACCCCAAACACCTGGCAGCACACACCCcggaggacgaggccgTCGACCCCATGGACTCCACCAAGCCTGTCCCCGTGGTCGACGAGTGGCCCGTTCAGCCTGCGCATATGAGCGGATCCGCCTCTCCCAACTCGCCAAACTTCCACTCGCCTCCTTCCTCACCCTCCCCCAACAACAATAgcaacaactacaactacaacaacaacaacagcagcaactaCGGAGGTCTCGGCGTGCCCGGACAGCATCCCCGTAAGAACATTCGACGGGTGGCTTCAGAACCCAACGTCAAGAATGCCATTTCCAACTCGCATTCTCACTCCGGTGGCCACCATCAACAGCATCTGCCTATTATTCCTGCCGGCTCGGAAGATGTGCGTCTGCAGGACCTCGTGcgggaggagcagcaacaTCCCTCGGACCCCATTACCGACAGAGACCGAACCCACTCTGCGCCTCTCAACGACGGCATTAATCACGGAAACGGCAGCCACGGCCAGAACAGCCGCTCCGGATCAGCCACCCCCCAGTCGCGATCTCGAACCAACTCAAAGTCGTTTGCACGAACCTACTCATCCAACTCGATAAAGGTTTGTGATGTGGAGGTGGGGCCCTCGTCGTTCGAGAAGATCCGACTGCTGGGACGGGGAGACGTGGGAAAGGTGTACCTGGTCAAAGAGAAGAAGTCAACCAAACTATATGCCATGAAGGTGCTatccaagaaggagatgatcaAGCGAAATAAGATCAAGCGAGCATTTGCCGAGCAGGAGATTCTCGCTACATCCAACCACCCCTTCATCGTCACCCTCTACCACTCCTTCCAGTCGAATGACTACCTGTACCTGTGTATGGAGTATTGCATGGGAGGTGAGTTTTTCCGAGCGCTTCAGACCCGCGAGCGAAAGTGTGTGGCAGAGGCCGACGCACAGTTCTACGCTGCCGAGGTGactgctgctctggagtACTTGCATTTGATGGGATACATCTACCGGGATCTCAAGCCCGAGAATATTTTGTTGCATCAGTCTGGCCACATCATGTTATCTGATTTCGACTTGTCCAAGCAATCGGAGCAGCTTGGTGCACCAACTATCCAGAGCTCCACCAACGTGCCCCAGTTGGACACCAAATCGTGCATTGCAAACTTCAGAACCAACTCGTTTGTCGGCACCGAGGAGTACATTGCTCCCGAAGTCATTCGGGGTAACGGACACACTTCCGCGGTGGATTGGTGGACCTTGGGCATTCTCATCTATGAGATGCTGTTCGGCATGACTCCcttcaagggcaagaacaGAAACCTGACCTTCTCTAACGTTCTGAAACAGGAAGTCAACTTTCCTAGCGGCTCGGGATACCAGTCCATTTCGTCGTCGTGTAAGAATCTGATTCGAAAGCTGCTGATCAAGGATGAACACAAGCGAATGGGCTCCAAGGCTGGTGCATCTGATATCAAGAACCATCCCTTCTTCAAAAACACACAGTGGGCTCTGCTACGAAACCAAACGCCTCCCTTGGTTCCTGTTCCTAGTCGGGGAGCTGATGCTGTCAACTTCCGAACTATGAAGGATTCTTCGTCGGTGGACTTTGTGAccgacaagaagcaggaCAAGTCGATATCGTCGGTGCTGTCGGTCAACACCGACCGATCATCAACCAATTCAGTGGCGGGACCTCGAAGTTACGGGCGGGAGGGCGATTACGACCCCTTCCAGAATTTCAATTCTGTCACTTTGCATCACGTGGGAGCAGACAGCGAGGgcgaagacgacgacggaGACATCACGATTACTAATCAGGATATTCCACATACTTTCCAGCCCAACCCGGCCAAGAGTCCCAACATGAAGAACAGTTCGGGGTTCTTCTTTGGAGGTCAGAAAGATAAGCTGTGGAAGACGAATCGAACGTGA
- a CDS encoding uncharacterized protein (Compare to YALI0A04719g, no similarity): MSRRANYPISTSDDSDDDDFQGASPSQDRDSLETDTLGSLQALHNFSSAHPKFDSVLSRVSAKNCIHPWSIHLEVVPPFRTGSTA; encoded by the coding sequence ATGTCCCGCAGAGCCAACTACCCCATATCGACATCTGATGATTCAGATGACGACGATTTTCAGGGTGCTTCCCCATCTCAAGACAGGGACTCTCTGGAGACAGACACACTTGGCTCGCTGCAGGCGCTCCACAACTTTTCCAGCGCGCACCCGAAATTCGACAGTGTCTTGAGCAGGGTTTCTGCAAAGAATTGTATCCACCCATGGTCAATCCACCTAGAAGTGGTACCGCCCTTCAGAACTGGATCCACAGCATAA